CCGAGTAGTGCCGGATGCTGAGTTCTTTGCTGCTGTACACGCCTTGGCGGACGAGTTGGCTGGTGGCTCAACGCTTGCCCTCGGGCGGGCCAAGCGACTCCTGTCCATGAGCGACCAGGCAACCCTGGAAACCCAGATGGAGAATGAGGCTCAGCTCATCGCCCTCAGCAGCCAGACTGCGGACTTTCATGAAGGGGTGAAGGCCTTTGTCGAGAAGCGCGCGCCGGCATTCAGTTCCCCCCCCGTTGACAAGTCGTCATGCGTGGGGTAACGTCAATAGTAAGCGGGCGTAACGGTGAGCGCTGACCGGATATACCCGGATCGACCCGTCCTTGCGGTCGGAGCGGTGGTCGTGAGGGACGGAAAGGTACTGCTGGTGTTGCGGGGCAGAGAGCCGGGACGCGGCCTCTGGAGTCTCCCCGGCGGCGTCGTTCACCTCGGCGAGACGCTGCGGGCGGCGGTCGTTCGGGAACTTCGCGAGGAGTGCGGGATAGAAGTAGCCGTGATGGAGACCGCCGAGGCTGTGGAGCGGATGATCCCGGACGCCGAGGGTCGCCTGCAGTATCACTACGTTATCCTCGACTACCAGGCCAGATGGCTGCAGGGCGAGCTTGCCGTCTCGGAAGAGCTGGAAGACGCTCGCTGGGTAGATCCCGACAGCCTGGATCAGTATCATATGACCCGTGGCACGGCGGACGTGATCCGCCGCCTGTTGACCCGGCCGGCCTGTGCGACAGCAGACAGGCGAGGCGGAAACGTCCGAGAGCTTGGAGGGTAGTGAAAGGGCACTCGACGTGGAACTCACTATCAATGGGAAGAAGCGTACAGTAACAGATGGCGCCACAATCACCGCACTGCTCGAGGAGTTACAGGTTAACCCGCTCAGGGTTGCGGTCCAGCTCAATGAGCGGATCATCAAGCGCGAACTGCATGAACGC
This genomic stretch from Candidatus Methylomirabilota bacterium harbors:
- the thiS gene encoding sulfur carrier protein ThiS; the protein is MELTINGKKRTVTDGATITALLEELQVNPLRVAVQLNERIIKRELHERTPLQAGDALEIITFMAGGAS
- a CDS encoding NUDIX hydrolase: MSADRIYPDRPVLAVGAVVVRDGKVLLVLRGREPGRGLWSLPGGVVHLGETLRAAVVRELREECGIEVAVMETAEAVERMIPDAEGRLQYHYVILDYQARWLQGELAVSEELEDARWVDPDSLDQYHMTRGTADVIRRLLTRPACATADRRGGNVRELGG